The Clostridium botulinum BKT015925 genome includes the window AAGGTGTGAAAAATAATAAATTATTAGATAAAAAATATTATTTATTAATCATTCTTTTTTCAACTGCTTCAATCATTTTTTTAGTCATAAGTCCACCTATTGGACCACCGGTATAGCCATTTAATTTTGAAGTCTGATTTCCTTTATATTCATCATTAAATTTTACACCAAATTCATTTGCATATTCTGTTTTTAATTTGTCCAATTTATCTTTAGCTTCTGGAACTAAAGGTCTTCTACTCATAATATAACACCTCCATGTAAGTATTAGTTTTCTACGTATATTTAAATATATACTTAGTAAATTGTAGTTTTAAATTTAGTATTTAAAAATTAATATAGTATTTATATCAATTACTTTAAAAAATTCATATATTATCATATGAATTTATTTTAATTTTAAGGATGATGTAACATGAATAACAATTGTTATAATTTGAATCAAAAAATTGCGTATATTACTAGTTGTAAATATAAATATTTTCTTAATAAAGAAAATGTAATAGGTGTAGGACTTGGATATAAAATAAAAAATGGATTTTATACTTGTATAAAATGTATTGTAGTATTTGTGACTAAAAAATTGCCTTTAGATAAAATATCTTCA containing:
- a CDS encoding alpha/beta-type small acid-soluble spore protein gives rise to the protein MSRRPLVPEAKDKLDKLKTEYANEFGVKFNDEYKGNQTSKLNGYTGGPIGGLMTKKMIEAVEKRMINK